CAGGGGACATAATCCTCTCCCACGCTCCTCCGAAGGACACTAAAGCTGACAGAGTCCACTCCGGCCTCCACGTCGGGAGCACAGCTCTCAGGGAATTCATAGAGAAGAACCAGCCGCCGCTCGTTGTTACGGGGCATATCCACGAGGCGAGAAGCGTTGACGAGCTTGGAGAAACGATAATAGTGAACCCCGGCCCGCTCTTCAGGGGGTATTACGCTGTTATAGACTTCGACGAAAAGGAAAAAGTTGTGAAAAACATTGAGCTAAGGGAGCTTTAAACGAGCTTTTTCTCCTTCAGGACTTTTTCCATCCTGTCCATCGCTTCTTCAAGCTTCTCGTAGGCCGTGGCGTAGCTTATCCTGATGTAGCCTTCTCCGGCTTTCCCGAAGGCAGAGCCGGGAACCACTGCAACCCTGGCCTCCTTGAGCATAAGCTCGCTGAACTGGTGATCTGTGAGACCTGTATCCCTGATGCGCGGGAAGATGTAGAACGCTCCCTTCGGTTTTACAGTCGGAAGGCCCATCTCATTTAAGCGCTTCCAGACGAGGTTCCTCCTCCTGTCGTACTCCTTCCTCATCTCCTCCACGGCCTTCCAGCTCCTCGGGTCTTCAAGGGCCTTAGCGGCCGCGTACTGGGCGAAGGTGACCGGACAGGTGGAGTTGTACATCTGGAAGCGCGTCATCTTCTCGATTACCCAAGCTGGAGCGGCGACGAAGCCGAGCCGCCAGCCGGTCATGGCGAATGTCTTGGAGAAGCCGTTTACCGTGATGGTTCTCTCGAACATGCCGTCGAGCGAAGCGATGCTGTGGTTCTTGACACCATCGTAGACGAAGTGCTCGTAAACTTCATCGCTAATTACCATAAGGTCGTGCTCAACGGCGAAGTCGGCTATCTCCTCGATGTCCTTCTTGGTCAGAACGGAGCCGGTCGGGTTGCTGGGGGTGTTTATGATGAGCGCCCTCGTTTTGTCGGTGACGTGCTTCTCAAGGTCGTCAACTGAAAGCCTGAACTCGTTTTCCTCGTAGGTTGGAACCTCAACGGGCTTTCCTCCTGCCAGAATGACCGCAGGGGCGTAGCTCACGAACATTGGAGAGGGAATGAGGACTTCCTCACCATCCTTAAGAAACGTTGCCAGACCCATGAGGAACGCCTGGTTGGCTCCGGTTAGGATCATAACTTCAGTTTTTGGATCGGCCTCTATGCCGTTCTGCTCCTTGAGTTTTTTGGCAACGGCCTCCCTTAGCATTGGAAGGCCCGCGTTCGGACCGTAGTGGGTATACCCTTTGTCGAGGGCCTCTTTTGCGTATCCTTTGATATGCTCAGGGGTGTCAAAATCGGGCTCACCGATGCCGAGTGAGATAACATCCTGCATCCCAGCGGCGAGGTCGAAAAGCTTCCTAATCTCAGAAGGGTTAACGAGGTCAAGCCTGTCGCTCAGCGCCATTACCATCACCGCTCTCCCTTCTCAGCGATGTTTATAACGTTACCTCAATGAAAAAATAGACATCAAAGTATTAAAATGCTCATTAAAATTCAAGAACACCCACATCCTTTGAGCGGTTTGGTCTCAATTCGCAACTAAAACTCACAACTAAATAGTATTTAGTTGGGATCTGGTTCATTTTAATTCTCCTAAAGTCTTATTGCAACAAGCCAGGTCGAGAGCCTCGAAGTTGACGCGGCCAAGTTTCAATTCTCTTAGAGTCTTATTGCAACGGTGAGAAAATCGTAAAGGCGTTCAGAGAGCCGGCTCTATTTCAATTCTCTTAGAGTCTTATTGCAACAAACTTTCCACACCTTGACTTTCACGTCGACGTCGGTATTTCAATTCTCTTAGAGTCTTATTGCAACTCCTCGTCGAGGAAGCCCATGCCAATGGCTCTGCGGAATTTCAATTCTCTTAGAGTCTTATTGCAACGCGCTGGAAGGCCCTCCAGAAAATTGCAGAAATCCTATTTCAATTCTCTTAGAGTCTTATTGCAACTTTGAAGTCTTCAGGAAAGAGGGCATTCATGGAAAACTGTTTCAATTCTCTTAGAGTCTTATTGCAACATGGCCGGGTTCACCTGAACGTCATAGGTCGCGACCGTTTCAATTCTCTTAGAGTCTTATTGCAACAGCACGAAGAACGCATCAACACCGCCCCACTTGTAGTTGTTTCAATTCTCTTAGAGTCTTATTGCAACGCGTAGCATAGTTGGGTAGTGCGGCCGCCTCGTGAGGTTTCAA
This sequence is a window from Thermococcus kodakarensis KOD1. Protein-coding genes within it:
- a CDS encoding pyridoxal phosphate-dependent aminotransferase; its protein translation is MALSDRLDLVNPSEIRKLFDLAAGMQDVISLGIGEPDFDTPEHIKGYAKEALDKGYTHYGPNAGLPMLREAVAKKLKEQNGIEADPKTEVMILTGANQAFLMGLATFLKDGEEVLIPSPMFVSYAPAVILAGGKPVEVPTYEENEFRLSVDDLEKHVTDKTRALIINTPSNPTGSVLTKKDIEEIADFAVEHDLMVISDEVYEHFVYDGVKNHSIASLDGMFERTITVNGFSKTFAMTGWRLGFVAAPAWVIEKMTRFQMYNSTCPVTFAQYAAAKALEDPRSWKAVEEMRKEYDRRRNLVWKRLNEMGLPTVKPKGAFYIFPRIRDTGLTDHQFSELMLKEARVAVVPGSAFGKAGEGYIRISYATAYEKLEEAMDRMEKVLKEKKLV